The following proteins come from a genomic window of Gottfriedia acidiceleris:
- the purE gene encoding 5-(carboxyamino)imidazole ribonucleotide mutase has product MKPIVGVIMGSTSDWETMKNACDVLEELNISYEKRVVSAHRTPDLMFEYAESARERGIKVIIAGAGGAAHLPGMVAAKTTLPVIGVPVQSKALNGLDSLLSIVQMPGGVPVATVAIGKAGATNAGLLAAQVLSIQDQEVYLALETRRENTTKQVLESSESL; this is encoded by the coding sequence ATGAAACCGATAGTTGGGGTCATTATGGGGAGTACAAGTGATTGGGAAACAATGAAAAATGCTTGTGATGTGTTAGAAGAGCTAAATATAAGTTATGAGAAACGTGTTGTTTCAGCACATCGTACACCAGATTTAATGTTTGAGTATGCAGAATCAGCTAGAGAACGAGGTATTAAAGTAATCATTGCGGGTGCAGGCGGGGCTGCTCACTTACCAGGAATGGTAGCAGCAAAAACGACACTTCCAGTAATTGGTGTACCAGTACAATCAAAAGCTTTAAATGGGTTAGATTCATTATTATCAATTGTGCAAATGCCAGGTGGAGTACCTGTTGCAACTGTTGCAATTGGTAAAGCAGGTGCGACGAATGCAGGCTTACTTGCAGCTCAAGTATTAAGTATCCAAGATCAAGAAGTTTATTTAGCATTAGAAACTCGTCGTGAAAACACTACTAAACAAGTTCTAGAAAGCAGTGAATCACTATGA
- the purK gene encoding 5-(carboxyamino)imidazole ribonucleotide synthase — MNSKVILPGQTIGIIGGGQLGRMMALSAREMGYKIAVLDPTPNSPCGQVSDIEITAEYSNLEAIKQLANVSDVITYEFENIDVNALEYLDEHSYLPQGSELLKLTRNRLTEKTAIQNLGIKVAPFRLVENEEQFSEAVTKIGLPAVLKTTTGGYDGKGQVVLRSEEDFVEALELVKKQQCILEGWVPFEKELSIIVARNSNGEVNTFPIAENVHINQILHTSSVPANTSKSVIETAENYAKKVASSFHLVGVLAIELFVTEDEQVYINELAPRPHNTGHYTMEAVETSQFKQHVRAVCNLPLGNTELLKPVVMVNILGEHVEEVLNVMQNDSTLNVHLYGKEESKKGRKMGHINIMAASTELAMQKVQELGIWKQNPVEVKI; from the coding sequence ATGAATAGCAAAGTAATTTTACCAGGACAAACAATAGGGATTATCGGGGGAGGCCAACTTGGAAGAATGATGGCGCTCTCAGCGAGAGAAATGGGCTATAAAATAGCTGTTTTAGATCCTACTCCGAACTCGCCTTGTGGGCAAGTATCAGATATAGAGATTACGGCTGAGTATTCTAATTTAGAAGCAATTAAACAGCTTGCGAATGTAAGTGATGTTATAACATATGAATTTGAAAATATTGATGTAAATGCACTTGAGTACTTAGATGAGCATTCCTATTTACCTCAAGGTAGTGAGTTATTGAAGCTAACAAGAAATAGATTAACTGAAAAAACAGCTATTCAAAATTTAGGCATAAAGGTTGCTCCATTTCGACTAGTAGAAAATGAAGAGCAATTTTCTGAGGCAGTCACGAAAATAGGTTTACCAGCTGTTTTGAAAACAACAACAGGTGGTTATGACGGAAAAGGGCAAGTTGTTTTAAGATCTGAAGAAGACTTTGTTGAAGCGTTAGAACTTGTTAAAAAACAGCAATGTATTCTTGAGGGCTGGGTTCCTTTTGAAAAAGAATTGTCAATAATTGTCGCAAGAAATAGTAATGGAGAGGTAAATACGTTTCCAATAGCAGAGAATGTTCATATAAATCAAATTCTGCATACTTCATCTGTACCGGCAAATACTTCAAAATCAGTAATAGAAACAGCAGAGAACTATGCAAAAAAAGTAGCTAGCTCATTTCATCTTGTAGGTGTTTTAGCAATTGAGTTATTTGTAACAGAAGATGAGCAAGTTTATATTAATGAATTAGCTCCGCGTCCACATAATACAGGACACTATACGATGGAGGCAGTCGAAACTTCACAATTTAAGCAGCATGTTCGAGCGGTTTGTAATTTACCATTAGGGAATACGGAATTACTTAAACCAGTTGTAATGGTGAATATATTAGGTGAACATGTTGAAGAAGTATTGAATGTGATGCAAAATGATAGTACATTAAATGTCCATCTTTACGGAAAAGAAGAAAGCAAAAAAGGCCGTAAAATGGGACATATTAATATAATGGCAGCATCAACAGAACTAGCGATGCAAAAAGTACAAGAGTTAGGGATTTGGAAACAAAACCCGGTGGAGGTAAAAATATGA
- a CDS encoding S8 family serine peptidase: protein MKFSKIIPFKVMTTVALSSLIFSSYTALAENNDTSTQEAEDQAPQLLDQSPKGKEDLYNDIQKEESEKTYKPTDNVRFIVEIEQPSATDTSTSNKKSLFKEKQDKVIEEITKKNKAKLNSPKLKQRFFEGFNGFSIETEYQNLNEIKSIPGVLHVNVARTFHETMAASKELVQAQKVWNQYGYQGEGLLVAIVDSGIDYNHKDMTLTEKGKQKEKLTQSGINSKLDATSVNEVWYTDKVPTGYDWADHDTDVIPRRDGSPHGTHVAGTVGANGDEASGGVQGIAPGTQLLAEKVFSDVGGGGAYEDDIIAGIEHAVTMGADVINMSLGVDAGFVGEDFDPVQKAIREATEQGTLVVVAAGNTAYSTKNNLFFDAAAQPYAENPDIGTVGAPGVSPYALSVASYENTKMHLNTLADANGFKLPFMDQTQFAPTVNFKLSRNLTPGQEYELVYVGEGSKTTDFSAKNVEGKIVVAKMNNQYTSYSFVQSNASKYKAKAAIIIPPSSLEDYPYMKLNGSSIPTATTGKAVGQELINKLTNGQIVKMKLAGDTWVDNINKNKMSSFSSYGAPSTLDFKPEISAPGGNIYSTVPGNDYEVMSGTSMATPHVAGGSALVLQSLYEKGLQHSEDAALKAKIALMNTSSIVMDPKTNGEVPYSPRLQGSGLMQIQNAINTPVIVTSRNTPLEQAGAVALKEIGQNTSFKLNVEAFDAQKGKNNSADIEYSVYVDLLKDKTETKQFDLDNDGAMDSKDYLTMTSERIEGATITVNDNKVTYKDGSLLKIKPGQSKMLTINVNLPDSLTKNSFVEGFVRLVPVAKDQDKAVPISVPYMAFYGKWDEPRNIDAPAWEKDAFLGYTALWDGTSERYPKGYNSATGTYDLSKIAISPNFHLNGIYSSFTALRNLAKTEMYIENQNGEMVKYLGDFSEFNGTSYKFRKNVMPFGDTSYNELYAWDMTDESGKFVPDGDYKYVIRTTLDYQGARPQEVKMPVKVDSSLPKVTDIKVTPKDGKYEISWKGTDNESGYAASVVWVNGSNYSPGAAQTLLVNVEPKSIVIGGADNAFNHSYTTWGDQSAKYMSEWMILSNRSVYPTTNINKNRVAGMDFFAQNRVDWTFNMKDINGNIVDTISFKNEREVHTKWIPKPDLPNGTYYISADVTTKDGFKVTSTPTKVTVVQ from the coding sequence ATGAAATTCAGTAAAATTATACCGTTTAAAGTAATGACCACAGTGGCTTTATCTTCTTTAATCTTTTCATCGTATACGGCTCTTGCGGAAAATAATGATACATCAACGCAAGAGGCCGAGGACCAAGCACCCCAATTATTAGACCAAAGTCCAAAAGGTAAAGAGGACTTATATAATGATATACAAAAGGAAGAATCTGAGAAAACTTATAAACCTACCGATAATGTTCGCTTTATAGTGGAGATTGAGCAACCATCAGCTACTGACACTTCTACATCAAACAAAAAATCCTTATTTAAAGAAAAACAAGACAAAGTAATCGAAGAAATCACAAAGAAAAATAAGGCTAAATTAAATTCCCCTAAATTAAAACAACGTTTCTTTGAGGGATTCAATGGATTTAGCATTGAGACGGAATATCAAAATCTAAATGAGATTAAGTCTATTCCTGGAGTACTTCATGTAAATGTTGCGAGAACATTTCATGAAACAATGGCAGCAAGTAAAGAGTTAGTACAAGCTCAAAAAGTTTGGAACCAATACGGCTACCAAGGAGAAGGTTTACTAGTAGCAATCGTCGATTCTGGTATTGACTATAATCATAAGGATATGACGTTGACTGAAAAGGGTAAACAAAAAGAAAAGCTAACACAAAGTGGAATTAATAGTAAATTAGATGCTACATCTGTGAATGAAGTATGGTATACAGATAAAGTGCCAACAGGCTATGATTGGGCTGATCATGATACTGATGTTATTCCTCGAAGAGATGGCAGTCCACACGGTACACACGTTGCTGGTACAGTTGGTGCAAATGGCGATGAAGCAAGTGGTGGTGTTCAAGGTATCGCTCCTGGAACTCAATTATTAGCAGAGAAAGTATTTTCTGATGTAGGTGGTGGAGGAGCTTATGAGGATGACATCATCGCAGGAATTGAGCATGCTGTGACAATGGGTGCTGATGTGATCAATATGAGCTTAGGCGTTGATGCAGGTTTTGTTGGAGAAGATTTCGATCCTGTTCAAAAAGCAATTCGAGAAGCGACTGAACAAGGTACGCTTGTTGTAGTTGCTGCTGGGAACACAGCTTACAGCACAAAAAATAATTTGTTTTTCGATGCTGCTGCACAGCCATATGCAGAAAATCCTGATATTGGAACAGTAGGTGCACCTGGGGTAAGTCCGTATGCTTTATCAGTTGCTTCCTATGAAAATACAAAGATGCACTTAAATACTTTAGCTGATGCCAATGGCTTTAAGCTGCCTTTTATGGATCAAACTCAATTTGCTCCTACAGTGAACTTTAAACTTTCTAGAAATTTAACTCCTGGTCAAGAGTATGAATTGGTATACGTAGGTGAAGGTTCGAAGACTACAGATTTTAGTGCTAAAAACGTTGAAGGTAAAATCGTTGTTGCGAAAATGAACAATCAATATACTTCATACTCATTTGTTCAATCTAATGCTTCAAAATATAAAGCTAAAGCTGCTATTATTATTCCACCTAGCAGTTTGGAAGATTATCCATACATGAAACTAAATGGGTCCTCTATTCCAACTGCTACAACAGGTAAGGCAGTAGGTCAAGAATTAATTAATAAACTAACAAATGGCCAAATTGTAAAAATGAAATTAGCAGGAGATACATGGGTTGATAATATTAACAAGAACAAAATGTCTAGTTTTTCATCGTACGGTGCGCCCTCAACATTAGATTTTAAACCAGAAATTTCTGCTCCAGGTGGAAATATTTATTCCACTGTACCTGGAAATGATTATGAAGTAATGAGCGGTACATCAATGGCAACACCACATGTTGCAGGTGGTTCGGCATTAGTATTGCAGTCACTGTATGAAAAAGGATTACAACACTCAGAAGATGCAGCCTTAAAAGCAAAAATAGCATTAATGAATACATCAAGTATAGTGATGGATCCAAAAACAAATGGAGAAGTTCCGTATTCTCCTCGATTACAGGGATCAGGTTTGATGCAAATTCAAAATGCAATTAATACGCCAGTTATTGTTACAAGTAGAAATACACCATTAGAGCAAGCTGGGGCAGTTGCATTAAAAGAAATTGGCCAGAATACTAGCTTTAAATTAAATGTTGAAGCATTTGATGCGCAAAAGGGAAAAAATAATAGCGCTGATATTGAATACTCTGTTTATGTGGATTTATTAAAAGATAAAACAGAAACAAAGCAATTTGATTTAGACAATGATGGTGCGATGGATTCAAAAGATTATTTAACAATGACTAGTGAACGTATTGAAGGTGCAACGATTACTGTAAATGATAATAAAGTAACATATAAAGATGGATCATTACTTAAAATAAAACCAGGTCAGTCAAAGATGCTGACAATTAATGTAAATTTACCAGATTCATTAACGAAAAATAGTTTTGTTGAGGGATTCGTACGCTTAGTCCCTGTGGCAAAAGATCAAGATAAGGCAGTTCCAATTTCCGTTCCTTATATGGCCTTCTATGGAAAATGGGATGAGCCAAGAAATATTGATGCACCTGCGTGGGAAAAGGATGCGTTTTTAGGATATACTGCACTTTGGGATGGAACTTCTGAACGTTATCCAAAAGGATATAATTCTGCAACAGGTACATACGATCTTAGCAAAATAGCAATTTCGCCAAACTTCCATTTAAATGGAATCTATTCTTCATTTACAGCTTTACGAAATTTAGCTAAAACAGAAATGTATATCGAAAATCAAAACGGTGAAATGGTTAAATATTTAGGTGATTTTAGTGAATTTAATGGAACTTCATATAAATTCAGAAAAAATGTCATGCCATTTGGTGATACAAGCTATAATGAACTTTATGCTTGGGATATGACAGATGAGTCTGGAAAATTTGTTCCTGATGGAGATTATAAATATGTTATTCGAACAACATTAGACTATCAAGGTGCAAGACCTCAGGAAGTGAAAATGCCAGTTAAAGTAGATTCTAGCCTTCCGAAAGTTACAGATATTAAGGTGACTCCAAAAGATGGGAAATATGAAATTTCTTGGAAGGGCACAGATAATGAATCTGGTTATGCAGCTTCAGTTGTTTGGGTTAACGGAAGTAACTATTCACCAGGTGCAGCTCAAACTTTACTAGTTAATGTTGAACCAAAGAGTATTGTAATAGGTGGGGCTGACAATGCATTTAACCACTCTTATACTACTTGGGGAGATCAAAGTGCAAAATATATGAGTGAATGGATGATTCTTTCAAATAGAAGTGTTTACCCAACTACAAATATTAACAAAAATAGAGTAGCAGGAATGGATTTCTTTGCTCAAAACAGAGTAGATTGGACGTTTAATATGAAGGATATAAATGGAAATATAGTAGATACAATATCATTTAAAAATGAAAGAGAAGTGCACACAAAATGGATTCCAAAACCAGACCTACCAAACGGCACATACTATATATCTGCTGATGTTACGACAAAAGATGGGTTCAAAGTAACATCAACTCCAACTAAAGTAACGGTTGTTCAATAA
- a CDS encoding PRK06851 family protein, whose product MRGKILNYYAGGNTAKGFYNLYDSALEDLDKLFILKGGPGTGKSTLMKTIGELIVNKGIDIEYLHCSSDTNSVDGLIIPKFQIGIVDGTAPHVIEPKAPGVIEEYVNLGVAWDSKKLSVHREAILKLNDQISKKFQTAYNTFAASLRAHDEIEEIYISNMDFLEANKLTDELIALFYGNDSNTEKDSKVKHRFLGAATPSGAVDYIQNLTEEIEKRYFIKGRAGSGKSTMLKKIAAAGEERGFDVQIYHCGFDPNSLDMVIIPEKGIAIFDSTAPHEYFPDRENDEIIDMYKRCITPGTDEKYATEIERTTNSYKDKMKEAISYLAEAKVLRDELEAIYIGAMDFSKVDKIQSELIEEIESIIKN is encoded by the coding sequence ATGAGAGGAAAAATACTCAATTATTATGCAGGTGGTAATACTGCAAAAGGGTTTTATAATCTCTATGACTCAGCTTTAGAGGATTTAGATAAACTATTCATTCTAAAAGGTGGTCCAGGTACTGGGAAATCAACTTTAATGAAAACAATTGGAGAACTGATTGTAAATAAGGGAATCGATATTGAATATTTACATTGTTCTTCAGATACCAATTCAGTTGATGGCTTAATTATCCCGAAATTTCAAATTGGTATAGTAGACGGAACAGCACCACATGTAATTGAACCAAAAGCTCCAGGGGTTATTGAGGAATATGTGAATTTAGGTGTTGCTTGGGATTCTAAGAAATTATCTGTACACAGGGAAGCAATACTAAAACTAAATGATCAAATTTCCAAGAAGTTTCAAACAGCATATAACACATTTGCCGCTTCATTAAGGGCCCATGATGAGATTGAAGAAATATATATTTCTAATATGGACTTTTTAGAAGCTAATAAACTGACTGACGAATTGATAGCGCTATTTTATGGTAATGACAGTAATACTGAAAAAGATTCCAAAGTAAAACATAGATTTTTAGGTGCAGCAACTCCAAGTGGTGCAGTTGATTATATTCAAAATTTAACAGAAGAAATAGAAAAGCGATATTTTATTAAAGGAAGAGCAGGTTCCGGTAAATCAACAATGTTAAAGAAAATAGCAGCTGCAGGAGAAGAAAGAGGATTTGATGTACAGATTTATCATTGTGGATTTGATCCAAACAGTCTTGATATGGTAATTATTCCGGAAAAAGGCATTGCAATCTTTGACAGTACAGCACCACATGAATATTTTCCTGATCGTGAAAATGATGAGATTATTGATATGTACAAAAGATGTATTACGCCAGGAACAGATGAGAAATACGCAACTGAAATCGAAAGAACAACAAATTCATATAAAGATAAAATGAAAGAAGCAATATCTTATTTGGCAGAAGCTAAAGTTCTTAGAGACGAATTAGAAGCTATTTATATTGGAGCAATGGACTTTTCAAAAGTTGATAAAATTCAGTCTGAATTAATAGAGGAAATTGAAAGTATCATTAAAAATTAA
- the purC gene encoding phosphoribosylaminoimidazolesuccinocarboxamide synthase: MAEQVMLYEGKAKRIFSTENPEIVRVEYKDSATAFNGEKKAEIAGKGRLNNAITSLLFSKLMESGIASHFVEKTSELEQLVKRVTIVPIEVVVRNIVAGSLSKRMGLDEGVKLEKPIIEFYYKRDDLGDPIINEDHIAALKLATTEDLETIKEIALRVNDVLVEQFNACNVRLVDFKLEFGKLNDGTILLADEISPDTCRLWDKDTNAKFDKDVFRRDLGNLTDGYEEILKRLGGLSCSK, translated from the coding sequence ATGGCAGAGCAAGTAATGTTGTATGAGGGAAAAGCAAAAAGAATTTTCTCAACTGAGAATCCTGAAATTGTAAGAGTTGAGTACAAAGATTCAGCAACTGCATTTAACGGTGAAAAGAAAGCAGAAATTGCCGGTAAAGGTCGCTTGAATAATGCAATTACTAGTTTACTATTTTCAAAGTTAATGGAATCAGGTATTGCATCTCATTTCGTAGAAAAAACATCAGAACTTGAACAACTTGTAAAACGAGTAACAATTGTACCAATTGAAGTAGTTGTTAGAAATATCGTTGCTGGTAGCTTATCGAAACGCATGGGATTAGATGAGGGTGTTAAGTTAGAAAAACCGATCATTGAATTTTATTACAAACGTGATGATTTAGGTGATCCAATTATTAATGAAGATCATATCGCTGCACTTAAACTAGCAACAACTGAAGATCTTGAAACAATTAAAGAGATTGCTCTCCGTGTTAATGATGTACTAGTAGAACAGTTTAATGCATGTAATGTTCGATTAGTTGATTTTAAATTAGAGTTTGGCAAATTAAATGATGGAACAATTTTGTTAGCAGATGAGATTTCACCAGATACTTGCCGATTATGGGATAAAGATACAAACGCAAAATTTGATAAAGATGTATTCCGTAGAGATTTAGGTAACTTAACAGATGGATACGAAGAAATTTTAAAACGCTTAGGGGGATTATCATGTTCAAAGTAA
- the purB gene encoding adenylosuccinate lyase — protein sequence MIERYSRPEMAAIWTEENKFKAWLEVEILACEAWAELGDIPKEDVKVLREKASFDINRIYEIEKETRHDVVAFTRAVSETLGAERKWVHYGLTSTDVVDTALSYLLRQANDILLKDLENFIGILETKAKEHKYTVMMGRTHGVHAEPTTFGLKLALWTEEMKRNLERFKNAIETVRVGKISGAVGTYANIPPFVEEYVCEKLGIQAAPISTQTLQRDRHAHYMATLSLIATSIEKFATEVRGLQKSETREVEEFFAKGQKGSSAMPHKRNPIGSENMTGLARVIRGHMVTAYENVSLWHERDISHSSAERIILPDATILLNYMLNRFGNIVKNLTVFPENMKRNMDRTYGLIYSQRVLLALIEKGMSREEAYDTVQPKAMEAWETQVQFKELVEAEEKITSLLSQEEINDCFDYSYHLSQVDTIFERLGLN from the coding sequence ATGATTGAACGTTATTCACGCCCAGAAATGGCAGCAATTTGGACAGAAGAAAACAAATTTAAAGCTTGGTTAGAAGTTGAAATCTTAGCATGTGAAGCATGGGCTGAATTAGGAGATATTCCTAAAGAAGACGTAAAAGTGTTACGTGAAAAAGCTTCTTTTGATATAAACCGAATTTATGAAATTGAAAAAGAAACACGTCATGACGTAGTTGCATTTACACGTGCGGTTTCTGAAACATTAGGCGCCGAACGTAAATGGGTACATTATGGCTTAACATCAACTGATGTAGTAGACACGGCACTTTCATACTTACTACGTCAGGCAAATGATATCTTATTAAAAGATTTAGAGAATTTCATTGGAATTCTTGAAACGAAAGCTAAAGAACACAAGTACACAGTAATGATGGGACGTACTCACGGTGTACATGCAGAACCAACTACTTTTGGTTTAAAACTTGCATTATGGACTGAAGAAATGAAGCGTAACTTAGAGCGATTTAAGAATGCGATTGAAACAGTTCGAGTAGGTAAAATCTCAGGCGCTGTTGGAACATATGCAAATATTCCTCCATTTGTTGAAGAATATGTTTGTGAAAAGTTAGGAATTCAAGCAGCACCAATTTCAACTCAAACTTTACAACGTGATCGTCATGCTCACTACATGGCTACATTATCTTTAATTGCAACTTCAATTGAGAAGTTTGCAACTGAAGTACGTGGATTACAAAAAAGTGAAACACGTGAAGTTGAAGAATTCTTTGCAAAAGGTCAAAAAGGCTCTTCTGCAATGCCACATAAACGTAATCCAATTGGATCTGAAAACATGACAGGTTTAGCTCGTGTAATTAGAGGTCATATGGTTACGGCTTATGAAAATGTATCACTTTGGCATGAAAGAGATATCTCACATTCATCTGCAGAAAGAATCATCTTACCGGATGCAACAATACTTTTAAATTACATGTTAAATCGATTTGGAAATATTGTTAAAAACCTTACAGTCTTCCCTGAGAATATGAAACGTAATATGGACCGTACTTACGGATTAATTTATTCTCAACGTGTACTTCTTGCTTTAATTGAAAAAGGCATGTCACGTGAAGAGGCTTATGATACTGTTCAACCAAAAGCAATGGAAGCTTGGGAAACTCAAGTTCAGTTTAAAGAGCTTGTAGAAGCAGAAGAAAAAATTACTTCTTTATTATCTCAAGAAGAAATTAATGATTGCTTTGACTACAGCTACCACTTAAGTCAAGTCGATACAATTTTTGAACGCTTAGGATTAAATTAG
- the purQ gene encoding phosphoribosylformylglycinamidine synthase subunit PurQ, which translates to MKFAVIVFPGSNCDVDMYHAIKDELGEEVEYVWHDSTNLDEFDGILLPGGFSYGDYLRSGAIAGFANVMDAVKKAAAEGKPVFGVCNGFQILTEAGLLPGTLRRNEKLKFMCKQVELVVENNESMFTTGYEKGQVITVPIAHGEGNYYCDQETYESLKNNNQIIFRYQNNPNGSLDDIAGIVNENGNVLGMMPHPERAVDALLGSADGLQLFRSIVRNWRENHVVTS; encoded by the coding sequence GTGAAGTTTGCAGTAATTGTGTTCCCGGGCTCAAATTGTGATGTTGATATGTATCATGCAATCAAAGATGAGTTAGGCGAAGAAGTAGAATACGTATGGCATGATTCAACGAATTTAGATGAATTTGATGGTATCTTATTACCAGGTGGCTTCTCATATGGAGATTACTTACGCTCTGGCGCAATTGCAGGTTTTGCAAACGTGATGGATGCCGTGAAGAAAGCTGCTGCTGAAGGTAAACCAGTATTTGGCGTTTGTAATGGATTCCAAATCCTAACTGAAGCAGGTCTACTACCAGGTACACTTAGACGTAATGAGAAATTAAAATTCATGTGTAAACAAGTAGAGCTAGTTGTTGAAAACAATGAATCAATGTTTACAACTGGTTATGAAAAAGGTCAAGTAATTACTGTACCAATCGCACATGGTGAAGGAAATTACTATTGCGATCAAGAAACTTACGAATCACTTAAAAATAATAATCAGATAATTTTCCGTTATCAAAATAATCCGAACGGTAGTTTAGATGATATCGCAGGAATTGTTAATGAAAATGGAAATGTATTAGGTATGATGCCACACCCTGAGCGTGCAGTTGATGCATTATTAGGTAGTGCAGACGGACTTCAACTATTTCGTTCGATTGTAAGAAACTGGAGGGAAAACCATGTCGTTACTTCTTGA
- the purS gene encoding phosphoribosylformylglycinamidine synthase subunit PurS, which yields MFKVRVFVTLRESVLDPQGNAVKNALHSMNFSEVQDVRIGKYMELLIDKNVADLDTTVKEMCEKLLANIVIEDYRYEVEEVVAQ from the coding sequence ATGTTCAAAGTAAGAGTATTCGTTACATTAAGAGAAAGTGTTTTAGATCCACAAGGAAATGCAGTTAAAAATGCACTTCATAGCATGAATTTTAGCGAAGTTCAAGATGTTCGTATCGGTAAATATATGGAATTATTAATTGATAAAAATGTTGCAGATTTAGATACTACAGTAAAAGAAATGTGTGAAAAGTTATTAGCAAACATCGTAATTGAAGATTACCGTTATGAGGTAGAGGAGGTAGTCGCACAGTGA